A genomic stretch from Mycobacterium cookii includes:
- a CDS encoding polyprenyl synthetase family protein, with protein MRAAVRTHLIEFVANQCRTDLGGTNVDVAFEVLAGFVDGGKYVRSTFMYLGWLCGAQDDESALRASASLELFHAFALMQDDVMDESALRRGRPSAHVSFGRWHRERGLTGSSDRFGESAAVLLGDLCLVWGEKMMRESGIDAGALARAWRRYDDMRIELAIGQFADLVNDSHSFPTLDEVLDVLRRKSGNYTVRRPLEIGGAMAGCAPEVLAALAGYGSAIGEAFQLRDDLLGVFGSQTVTGKSVDTDLTAQKATSVVVAAHQLADAGLRRQLAELMSSPALGPADAERWRALITVSGAVQWIEQLIDERLTRALDCLDTARIPEITRAALKDMAVVCAERTA; from the coding sequence GTGCGCGCCGCCGTGCGCACACACCTCATCGAATTCGTGGCGAATCAGTGCCGTACCGACCTCGGTGGCACCAACGTCGACGTCGCGTTCGAGGTACTCGCGGGCTTCGTCGACGGCGGCAAGTACGTGCGCTCGACGTTCATGTACCTGGGCTGGTTGTGCGGTGCGCAGGACGACGAGTCGGCGCTGCGCGCGTCGGCCAGCCTCGAGCTTTTTCACGCGTTCGCGCTCATGCAAGACGATGTCATGGACGAATCGGCGTTACGCCGGGGGCGGCCGTCCGCACACGTGTCGTTCGGTCGTTGGCACCGCGAGCGCGGGCTGACGGGTTCGTCGGACCGGTTCGGGGAGTCGGCAGCGGTACTGCTTGGCGACCTGTGCCTGGTGTGGGGAGAGAAAATGATGCGCGAGAGTGGAATCGACGCTGGAGCGCTCGCCCGGGCCTGGCGCCGCTACGACGATATGCGCATCGAGTTGGCGATCGGTCAATTCGCCGATCTGGTCAACGATTCTCATTCCTTCCCGACGCTCGACGAAGTTCTCGACGTGCTGAGGCGAAAATCGGGCAACTACACGGTTCGGCGGCCCTTGGAGATCGGAGGGGCGATGGCCGGCTGCGCACCGGAGGTTCTCGCCGCCCTCGCCGGCTACGGCTCCGCCATCGGCGAGGCTTTTCAACTGCGGGACGACCTCCTCGGAGTGTTCGGGTCACAGACAGTGACCGGCAAATCGGTCGACACCGATCTCACAGCGCAGAAGGCCACCAGCGTGGTCGTCGCCGCTCATCAACTGGCCGACGCCGGACTGCGGCGGCAGCTGGCCGAACTGATGAGCAGTCCGGCGCTGGGCCCTGCTGACGCCGAACGCTGGCGAGCCCTGATCACCGTCAGCGGTGCCGTGCAATGGATCGAACAACTCATCGACGAGCGTCTGACCCGGGCGCTGGACTGCCTCGACACTGCCCGCATTCCCGAAATAACCCGCGCCGCACTGAAAGACATGGCCGTCGTCTGCGCTGAAAGGACCGCCTGA
- the crtI gene encoding phytoene desaturase family protein: MRTVDGRTDQVVVVGAGLSGLSTALHLAGRGRTVTVVERGEHPGGRVGRADISGYRLDTGPTVLTMPDIIDEAFAAVGETLTDRIELQPVHPAYRAMFADGSTLQVHTDTTAMFNAVERFAGRRDADAYLQLREWLTKLYRNEFDGFIGANFDSPLSLMTPQLVRLIALGGFRRWETMVRRFVNDERLLRVFTFQALYAGVPPQSALAVYAVIAYMDTIAGVYFPRGGMRALPDAMAAAAADAGVKFVYGSSVSGLEWSGSRVTAVHTSGGQRVLADAVVLTTELPDTYRLLGRTPRRLLRLRPAPSAVVAHVGCSALDNEIGHHTILFGDAWQQTFRDIIDDGRVMGDPSLLVTRPTASDPTLAPPGRDLLYILAPAPNTQVGKVNWDDISSTYVEQMLGAVRKRLPALGDDAELLHVVTPADWARQGMAAGTPFALAHTFSQTGPFRPANTVRGVDNVVLAGSSTVPGVGVPTAILSGRLAADRITGVSARHLNRKVYQR; this comes from the coding sequence ATGCGCACCGTTGATGGAAGAACCGACCAAGTCGTCGTCGTCGGCGCCGGCCTTTCCGGATTGTCCACGGCGCTGCATTTGGCCGGCCGCGGTCGCACCGTCACCGTGGTCGAACGCGGTGAGCATCCCGGCGGCCGAGTCGGTCGTGCCGACATTTCCGGCTATCGCCTCGACACCGGACCGACGGTGCTGACCATGCCCGACATCATCGACGAGGCTTTCGCGGCGGTCGGCGAAACGCTCACTGACCGCATCGAACTACAGCCGGTGCACCCGGCCTATCGGGCGATGTTCGCTGACGGCAGCACGTTGCAGGTCCACACCGACACGACGGCGATGTTCAACGCAGTCGAACGGTTCGCCGGACGTCGGGACGCCGATGCCTATCTGCAGCTACGCGAATGGCTGACCAAGCTGTACCGCAACGAATTCGACGGGTTCATCGGTGCCAACTTCGACTCACCGCTCTCGCTGATGACACCGCAGCTGGTCCGCCTCATCGCGCTGGGCGGCTTTCGGCGCTGGGAGACGATGGTGCGCCGGTTCGTCAACGACGAGCGGCTGCTGCGGGTGTTCACCTTCCAAGCGCTTTATGCGGGGGTTCCTCCGCAGAGCGCGTTGGCGGTTTACGCGGTGATCGCATACATGGACACCATCGCCGGAGTTTATTTTCCGCGCGGCGGGATGCGGGCGCTGCCCGACGCGATGGCCGCCGCCGCGGCGGACGCAGGAGTCAAATTCGTCTATGGCTCATCGGTTTCCGGGCTGGAGTGGAGCGGCTCCAGGGTTACCGCGGTGCATACGTCGGGCGGACAGCGGGTTCTTGCCGACGCGGTGGTGCTCACCACCGAGCTCCCCGACACGTATCGGCTGCTGGGCCGTACGCCGCGGCGGCTGCTGCGGTTGCGTCCGGCGCCGTCGGCCGTCGTCGCGCACGTCGGGTGCAGCGCGCTCGACAACGAAATCGGGCACCACACAATCTTGTTCGGCGACGCCTGGCAGCAGACCTTCCGCGACATCATCGACGACGGACGCGTGATGGGCGATCCGTCGCTGCTGGTGACCCGACCGACTGCCAGTGACCCGACTTTGGCGCCGCCCGGTCGCGATCTTCTCTACATTCTGGCTCCCGCGCCGAATACCCAAGTGGGCAAGGTGAATTGGGACGACATCTCGTCGACGTACGTCGAGCAGATGCTGGGTGCGGTCAGGAAGCGGCTCCCTGCGCTCGGCGACGACGCCGAGCTGCTGCACGTGGTGACTCCCGCCGATTGGGCCCGTCAGGGAATGGCGGCGGGCACACCGTTTGCGTTGGCGCACACCTTCAGCCAGACCGGTCCGTTTCGGCCCGCCAACACTGTGCGCGGGGTCGATAACGTAGTGCTGGCCGGCTCGTCGACGGTGCCCGGTGTGGGCGTGCCCACCGCGATCCTGTCTGGGCGGCTGGCTGCGGATCGGATCACCGGAGTGTCGGCACGACACCTGAATCGCAAGGTTTACCAGCGGTGA